GCGATTCATCGGCCGCGCCGGCGAGGAACTCGATCAGGCGCTTTTCCGCGGCGAGATCGAGGGATGGACACGGCCCCTCGTCGCGCCCGCGGACGGTCCGAAGGAACTCGGACCCGCCGAGCTCGTCCCGCGTTTCGCCGGCGAGAGCGATCAGGTCGCCGTTTTCGCGGAAACCGATCGAGACGTGCTTCCCGACGTCCTCGAGGAGTCCGATCATGCCGATCGTGGGCGTCGGGAGGATCGCCCGACCCTCCGTTTCGTTGTAGAAGGAGACGTTTCCCGAAACGACCGGAGTCCCGAGCGCGAGACACGCTTCCGAGATCCCTTCGACGGCGAGCGCGAACTGCTCCATCACTTCCGGCTTCTCCGGGCTCCCGAAGTTCAGGCAGTCGGTGACCGCGAGCGGTCGGGCTCCCGTCGCGGCGATCGACCGCGCGCATTCGGCGACGGCGATGGAGGCCCCGCGCCTCGGGTCCAGCGCGCAGAAGAACGGGTTCACGTCGGTTTTCAGCGCGAGGCCCTTCTGGTGCGATGCCGGCCGGCCCGGCTGTCCCGCGCCCGAGTCGTCGACCCAGACGGTCGCCTTCAAACGGATCACGGCGGCGTCGCCTCCCGGGCGCTCGACGGTGTTGCTCCGGACCATGTGGTCGTACTGGTTCCAGATCCACCGCTTCTCGGCGACGTTCGGGGACGCGAGGAGGCGCTCGAGGCACCCGCGGTAGTCGGCAGGCTCCGCCTCCGTCGTCCAGCGGAAGGGGCCGGCGGCCGGAGGGAGCGGCGCGCGCGGGCGGCGGTAGACGGGTGCGCGGTCGGCGAGCGGTCCGACCGGCATGTCGGCGACGACTTCGCCGCGGAACTTGAGCACGACGCGCCCGGTGTCCGTGACCGTGCCGATCCGCACGGCGTCGAGCTCCCACTTGTGGAAGACGGCGAGCACCTCCGCGAGCCGCTCCGGCTTCGCGACGAGGAGCATCCGCTCCTGCGACTCGGAGAGCATGATCTCGTAGGGCGTCATCCCCGGCTCGCGGGTCGGCACGTCGGCGAGCTCGATCTCGAGCCCCGCGCCGCCGCGCCCCGCCATCTCGAAGGACGAGGACGTCAGTCCGGCGGCGCCCATGTCCTGGATGCCGACGACGGCGTCGCCGTGGAAGATCTCGAGGCAGGCCTCGAGGAGGAGCTTTTCCGTGAACGGGTCGCCGACCTGGACGTTCGGCCGTTTCGCGGACGCGCCGCCTTCGCCGAATTCGGCCGACGCCATCGTGGCGCCGTGGATGCCGTCGCGGCCGGTCTTCGACCCGACGTAGACGAGAGCGTTTCCCGGCCCCGCCGCCGTTCCCTTGAAGATCTTCTCGCGGCGCACCAGGCCGACGTTCATCACGTTGACGAGGATGTTGCCGTTGTAGGCGGGATGGAACGTCGTCTCGCCGCCGAGCGTCGGGATCCCGATGCAGTTGCCGTATCCGGCGATCCCGCGCACGACGCCGTCGACGAGATGGCGCATCCGGGGCGCGTCGAGCTCCCCGAACCGGAGCGAATTGAGCGACGCGACGGGGCGGGCGCCCATCGTGAAGACGTCCCGGAGGATTCCGCCGACGCCCGTCGCCGCGCCCTGGTACGGCTCGATGAAGGAGGGGTGGTTGTGCGATTCCATCTTGAACGCCGCGCAGAGCCCGTCTCCGAGGTCGACGACGCCGGCGTTTTCGCCCGGGCCCTGGACGACGCGGGGCCCCGTGGTCGGAAACGTCTTGAGGTACACGCGCGAGGACTTGTACGAGCAGTGCTCCGACCACATCGCGGAGAAGATCCCGAGCTCCGTGATCGACGGCTCGCGGCCGAGGATTTCCAGGATGTTGCGGTATTCCTCTTCGGTGAGCTGGTGCTCCGCGACGAGGTCGGGAGTGATCGCGGTCATTCGGCCGCTAATTTATCCCATCCGGCGGCGGCTCTCGGAAGCGAGGAGACCGCGGCTCTTCGGGTCTCGAGGGACCATCGGCCTCCACGGTTCCCGGGCGATGCGGTGGCGTTCCGGTGAGACGTTTC
The genomic region above belongs to Thermoanaerobaculia bacterium and contains:
- the purL gene encoding phosphoribosylformylglycinamidine synthase subunit PurL encodes the protein MTAITPDLVAEHQLTEEEYRNILEILGREPSITELGIFSAMWSEHCSYKSSRVYLKTFPTTGPRVVQGPGENAGVVDLGDGLCAAFKMESHNHPSFIEPYQGAATGVGGILRDVFTMGARPVASLNSLRFGELDAPRMRHLVDGVVRGIAGYGNCIGIPTLGGETTFHPAYNGNILVNVMNVGLVRREKIFKGTAAGPGNALVYVGSKTGRDGIHGATMASAEFGEGGASAKRPNVQVGDPFTEKLLLEACLEIFHGDAVVGIQDMGAAGLTSSSFEMAGRGGAGLEIELADVPTREPGMTPYEIMLSESQERMLLVAKPERLAEVLAVFHKWELDAVRIGTVTDTGRVVLKFRGEVVADMPVGPLADRAPVYRRPRAPLPPAAGPFRWTTEAEPADYRGCLERLLASPNVAEKRWIWNQYDHMVRSNTVERPGGDAAVIRLKATVWVDDSGAGQPGRPASHQKGLALKTDVNPFFCALDPRRGASIAVAECARSIAATGARPLAVTDCLNFGSPEKPEVMEQFALAVEGISEACLALGTPVVSGNVSFYNETEGRAILPTPTIGMIGLLEDVGKHVSIGFRENGDLIALAGETRDELGGSEFLRTVRGRDEGPCPSLDLAAEKRLIEFLAGAADESLLSSAHDVSDGGLAVALAESAFPNGLGARITLPSGGVRTSAVLFGESTGRALVSFPRGRAELLRDRARAADVPFAVIGNVSGGAIRIEVDGRTVVDAPLDPLRALWSTSFRSAVEKDPTVE